CCGGTGACCGGATTGACGGCGCACCCAGCCAGCATCGCGAACAAAACCAGCAAAAGAATAAAATACTTGGACATGACCACCCCCGGCCGCGGCAAAAACACATCTTCGGATTAGAAATCTCAGGATGTGTTACCACAGCCGGGGGGCTATTTCAAGGAATGCGAAGAGGATGGAGACGGTGGTCGGCTCAGCGGCGGCGGGAAGCGCCGCAGGCGGGGCAGTAGCTCCAGTCTTCGGCAAGGATCGCGCTGCAAGAGCAGCGGGAAGCGGCGCGCCGCCGGCACTGGCGCAATTTGAGGATGCCGATGAGGAGCAACAAGAGAGGGAGAAGAAGGAGCATGCCCTGTTCAAAGGGACCGAACAGGCCGAAGCCGCGCAGAGTGCAGCGCCCACGGCAATAGCCCTGATAGTTGTAAGCGAAGACCGTCAGGGCCGCTGCGGCCAGGGTCAAGGGGATAAGGAAGCGTTTCACCGGCGCTCTCCGGGCCGTCCGCAAAAAGGACAGAAACGATGGCCGAGCGCGTGCCGCCGACCGCACCCCGAACAGACTTCGCGTAACAGGGTCCGGCAATGAGGGCAGATCAACCAGTCCCCCGCCACCAGCCGGGTGCAACCGGGGCAGGATTCTGCTGGCGGCGGCAGCGGCTCGCGGCTTTTCTCCAACTCGGCCAGCAGAGTATAGACGAGCAAGCCGAGGAGGATGAGCAGCAGCAGGATCATAGGGCCATCCTAGGCGGCGGTCGCCAGGCTTTCCCCGGCCACCCGACCGTCGCGTAACAGCAGGGTGCGATGAAAGTTCCCGCGCGTTTCCGGGTTGTGGGTGACCATGACGATGGTCTGCCCTTCCCCGTTGAGTTCGGCAAAGAGGTCCATGATCGACGCGGCGGTGGCAGTGTCGAGACTGCCGGTCGGCTCGTCCGCCAGAATCAGCGGCGGCCGGTTGACCAGGGCGCGGGCGATGGCCACCCGCTCCTGCTCGCCCCCGGAAAGCTCCCCGGGGAGATGACCGGCGCGCGCCTTCAGCCCGACCCGTTCCAGGACCTGATAGGCCCGCTCCCGCTTCTCGGCGTTCGCCAGCTTCTTCACCGTCAGGGGCAGCATGACATTTTCCAGGGCGGTCAGGTAAGGCACCAGGTTGAAGGATTGAAAGACGAAGCCGAGATATTCGCGGCGGAAGTCGGCGAGCTGTTCGGCCGGAAGGCGAAAGATGTCGATGCCGTCGACCCGGATGGTTCCGGCCGTGGGGTGGCAGAGCCCCCCGATCAGCGAAAGAAAGGTGCTCTTGCCCGACCCGGAAGGACCCATGACCCCGAGAAAGGTGCCTTCGTCGATACTCAGGTCGATGCCGTCAAGGGCCGCGACCACGCCGGCCCGGCTCGGGTAATGTTTGCTCAATCCATTGATTTCGATAAAGGCCATGACTGCATCCAGAAAAAAGAGGGAAGAAATCTACAAGGTTCGTAACGCCGTCGTCGGATCAAGGCGGCTGGCGTGGAGGGCCGGATAAATGGAGGCCAGGGTGCCGACCAAAAGGGCCAGGAGCAGGGAACCGGCCGCCAGCGTCCCATCCCAAACGAGTTGCGCGTGGGCTTCCGCCAATACCGGCAGCAGCAGGCCCGTAGCCAGCATCCCGGCAAGATAACCGAGAACTCCGGCCAGCAGGCTGACCGTCGCCGCTTCGATGAGAATCAGCCGCGCCACATGGGCGCGACGGAAACCGAGGGCGCGAAAGATGCCGATTTCGCGGGTGCGCTCATTGACCGAGCCCATCATGGTGACGAAAACCACCAGGGCGCCGATGAGAATCACCACCATCGCCACACCGAAGGCGAAGACCTGAAACTGCTCGATGGCGTGCAGGCGGCTCTTTACCACCTGCTGGATAGCCCCAACCTTGGCCTCGGGTAAGACGGCGGCGATCTGCTCGACCATCTCTTCCACCGGGCAATCCCCGCACAGGGCGGCCACTTCCACCAGCGAGACCAGCCCCGGTTTGTCGAGCAGTATCTGCGCCGTCGGCAGGCTGGCGATGAGCAGATCGTCATCCTGAGAGCCGGTCTCCCGCAGAATGCCGGTCACCGTGAAGGGAAAACCCTCAATCTCGACCGAATCTCCCGGCTTCAACCCCAGCCGCCGGGCCACAGAATGGCCGGCGACCAGTTCGTTCCTCTCCACCAGCGGCCGCCCTTCGATGCTCCACCAGCGCTTGAGCTGGAACTCCCGATCCGCCGCCACACCCATGAGCAGCACCCGCTCCCCCTTGACCTCGACGGCGCCGAGCACCTTGGGGGCGACGGCGGCGATATTGCGCCGGTTGGGGATGGTCTCGATACGGGCGAGATCGGCCT
This genomic stretch from Desulfuromonas acetexigens harbors:
- a CDS encoding double zinc ribbon domain-containing protein, which produces MILLLLILLGLLVYTLLAELEKSREPLPPPAESCPGCTRLVAGDWLICPHCRTLLREVCSGCGRRHALGHRFCPFCGRPGERR
- a CDS encoding ABC transporter ATP-binding protein, with the translated sequence MAFIEINGLSKHYPSRAGVVAALDGIDLSIDEGTFLGVMGPSGSGKSTFLSLIGGLCHPTAGTIRVDGIDIFRLPAEQLADFRREYLGFVFQSFNLVPYLTALENVMLPLTVKKLANAEKRERAYQVLERVGLKARAGHLPGELSGGEQERVAIARALVNRPPLILADEPTGSLDTATAASIMDLFAELNGEGQTIVMVTHNPETRGNFHRTLLLRDGRVAGESLATAA
- a CDS encoding ABC transporter permease, with the translated sequence MKLRTIAFNNLRRRKARLAFLLAGLLIGIATVVTMLSLSAAMTAEVQHQMENFGANILITPKTDELSLSYGGITLGGVSVDPREIPEADLARIETIPNRRNIAAVAPKVLGAVEVKGERVLLMGVAADREFQLKRWWSIEGRPLVERNELVAGHSVARRLGLKPGDSVEIEGFPFTVTGILRETGSQDDDLLIASLPTAQILLDKPGLVSLVEVAALCGDCPVEEMVEQIAAVLPEAKVGAIQQVVKSRLHAIEQFQVFAFGVAMVVILIGALVVFVTMMGSVNERTREIGIFRALGFRRAHVARLILIEAATVSLLAGVLGYLAGMLATGLLLPVLAEAHAQLVWDGTLAAGSLLLALLVGTLASIYPALHASRLDPTTALRTL